TCCCCAATAATGTTTGACCCTTTTCCTATTCACCAAAAAGGTTCTTTCACCATTTAAAGCAAAGCACGTAGCTCAACTACACCATAAGGGGTGACCATCACCACCTCGAACGGACCCGACCACCTTGATTTTAACTTCCCAGGAAAAACCTTAAGTCTAAAGTGAACAATAGTACCCTTTGTCCTGGCATTCTCATACGCATGCAGCCTTAAATCATCTAACTCATTCAATTCCAAGAGTCTCCTCTCACCCACAGCATCCAGTCCATGTTTAACTTTTTGATTGCCCAGTAAATCATATGCTCAAGTTCAACCAGCAAGTGACATGCCTTCCTATACACAAGCGTGTACAAAGATATTTCAATTGGTGTTTTATACGCAGTTCTACATGCCCATAAGGGATCATCCAACTTTGTCGCCCAGTTATTTCTATTCACACTCACAATTTTCTccaatattttctttattctctaTTCGAAACTGCAGCTTGTCAACTATCTTGCGAGTGATACAAGGTAGCAACCTGGTGGActatgactttggttcccaccaAGTAGGATCAAAATTTCTCTAATGCCCACGCAGCCGGCAACAACTCCTTCTCAATGGTGATGTAATTCAATTGTGCATCATCAAGAGTCTTACTCGCATTATATATGGGGTGAAATATCTTGTCCTTTCTTTGGCCCAACAGGGCACTAATAGCATGGTCTCTTGCATCACACATAAGTTTAAATGGCAAGGACCAATCTCGTTGCACAATGATTAGCGCAGCCACCAACCTCTTCTTGAGCTCATCAAATAACTTCAGACAGGCCGCACCAAGTTTGAATACCACGTTCTTTTCAAGAAACCTGCACAAGGGAGTAGCAATTTTAGAGAAATCTTTAATAAAGCATCTATAAAAATCTGTGTGTCCCAAGAAACTTCGGACACCAGTCACAGAGATGATGGCGGCATTTTGCGACTGCCTCCACCttagccttgtcaacttcaatatACTCTTTGAAACTCTATGCCCCACAAAAATACcctcttgtaccataaaatgacacttttcccaatttagcaccaaattcgtttcttcacatCATGCTAGAATCGTAGACAAATTCTTCAAGAAATCATCATAAGATGACCCAAAGATtgaaagtcatccatgaagacttctacaaactattccaccatatcagtgAAAACGGCTATTATGCACCTCTAAAAAGTGGCTGGTGCATTGCAAAGCTCGAATGGAatccgcttgaaagcaaaagtaccataaaGGCATGTaatgttgttttctcttgatcatTTGGAGCTATAACAATCTGGTTGAacccggaatatccatcaaggatgCAATAGTACTCATGTCCAGCTAGTTTGTCCAACATCTAATTAATAAATAGGAGGGGAAAGTGATCATTGCGGgaaactttgttgagcttcctatacTCAATACAGACTCTCCACCTCATTACCGTTTGAGTAGGAAttagctcatttttctcattttccaCAACAGTATCCCGCCCTTTTGAGGCACACATAGCACAAAACTCACCCAATTACTATCTGAAATTGGAAAGATGATACCGGCATCTAGCCACTTGATTATTTCCTTCTTTACGACCTCTTTCATAATGGGATTCAGCCTCCTTTGTTGTTCGACACTTGGACAATGTCCATCTTCCAAAAAATATTTGTGCATGCAAAACGATGGACTGATTCCTTTGATATCTGTAATGGTCCACTCACTAGCTCTCTTATGCTCATGAAGCACTCGCAATAGCTTTTCTTCTTGCAAATTAATCAAGCTAGATGAAATGACCACTGGAAATGTTTCGGCACTTCCCAAATAGTCATAGTGTAAGTGCGCCGGTAGAGGTTTAAGCTCCATTTTTGGGGCTTCTTCAATAGATGTTTTAGGAGGAGCTAATTTCAATAGACGATCCAACTCCTCAAATCTTCCAAGCCCATGAATATAATTGCACGCCATGTTAAGAACTTGCTCAATTTCCTCCACCAACTCATCTTCACTTCTTCCTCATTCCTCAATAAAGCTCGTTCAAGGGGGTCGACAAGACTCATATATGGCATCATTGTGGTCACATTGTTCTCCACAACAAAAATCATGGCTAAATTTTCATAGTAGGATGGCAACTTGAGTGCCTTGTCAAAATTAAAAATCTCTACTCGATCACCAACTCTTATTGTCATATGTTCTTCACAAACATCAATGATAGCTCGTCCCGTGGCTAGGAATGGTTGCCTCAAAATAATTGGGACTCCCTGATCAGGCTCATAGTCTAGGATAATGAAATCAACAGGGAAATATGAAAGACCCCACTTGGACTAACACATCTTTTATCACCCCTTCGGGGCTAGTCAGAGATCGGTCTGCCAATTGTAATATTACTGTGGTGGATCGAGGATCACCTAATCCCAGTTGTCTAAACATAGATAGcagcatcagatttatgcttgctcCAAGATCAAATAAGGCTCACCCAACTACAC
This sequence is a window from Nicotiana tomentosiformis chromosome 5, ASM39032v3, whole genome shotgun sequence. Protein-coding genes within it:
- the LOC138892618 gene encoding uncharacterized protein, giving the protein MELKPLPAHLHYDYLGSAETFPVVISSSLINLQEEKLLRVLHEHKRASEWTITDIKGISPSFCMHKYFLEDGHCPSVEQQRRLNPIMKEVVKKEIIKWLDAGIIFPISDSNWMLDKLAGHEYYCILDGYSGFNQIVIAPNDQEKTTLHAFMSFKEYIEVDKAKVEAVAKCRHHLCDWFLEKNVVFKLGAACLKLFDELKKRLVAALIIVQRDWSLPFKLMCDARDHAISALLGQRKDKIFHPIYNASKTLDDAQLNYITIEKELLPAAWALEKF